A stretch of Rhizobium sp. TH2 DNA encodes these proteins:
- a CDS encoding aspartate/glutamate racemase family protein, with product MRIHVINPNSTTSMTDQIARAAGAAKADGTEIDAVTAKGTPASIEGYSDEAMSVPSMLSAIREAEARGASAHVIACFDDPGLAAAREVAAGPVIGICQAAVQVAVTIAARFSVITTLPRSVPVIEDLVAHYGASGRCRRVRAVDLPVLSLEADAATARMKLLAEARAALRDDGVDAIVLGCAGMAELCEWLSQEIGVPVIDGVTAAVKLAEAMAGGGFRTSKAGAYAYPRDKSADLAGAPALAH from the coding sequence ATCCGCATCCATGTCATCAATCCCAACTCCACCACCTCGATGACCGACCAGATCGCCCGCGCGGCAGGCGCCGCAAAGGCCGACGGTACCGAGATCGACGCGGTGACCGCAAAGGGAACGCCCGCCTCGATCGAAGGCTATTCCGACGAGGCGATGTCGGTCCCATCAATGCTGTCGGCGATCCGCGAGGCCGAGGCGCGGGGTGCTTCCGCCCACGTGATTGCCTGTTTCGACGATCCGGGCCTTGCCGCCGCCCGCGAAGTGGCGGCCGGTCCGGTCATCGGCATATGCCAGGCGGCGGTGCAGGTTGCCGTCACCATTGCCGCTCGCTTCTCCGTGATCACCACCTTGCCCCGGTCAGTCCCCGTCATCGAGGATCTCGTCGCGCATTACGGCGCCAGTGGCCGTTGCCGGCGGGTGAGGGCAGTGGACTTGCCGGTGCTTTCGCTTGAGGCCGACGCGGCGACTGCGCGGATGAAACTGTTGGCGGAGGCTCGGGCAGCGCTACGCGACGATGGTGTCGATGCGATCGTTCTGGGTTGCGCCGGCATGGCGGAGCTCTGCGAATGGCTGTCCCAGGAAATCGGCGTGCCCGTCATCGACGGCGTCACGGCTGCGGTGAAGCTCGCCGAGGCGATGGCGGGCGGCGGGTTTCGCACGTCGAAGGCGGGCGCCTACGCCTATCCGCGTGACAAGTCGGCGGATCTGGCGGGTGCCCCCGCGCTCGCGCATTAA
- a CDS encoding amidohydrolase family protein gives MNLTDLTLGTRPAGRTALSARWIVAHANGRHHLLRDGEIVIEGSEVLYVGERFPGEVARRIELGDMLVSPGFVDLDALSDLDTTLLTVDYGPGWATGRVWPRAYVERGPYEMYSPEELAFQKRFAFSQLLLNGITTALPIASLFYREWGETVAEFEAAAEAAGELGLRVYLGPAYRSGGIVCEAPDVLEPIFDEARGLRGLEDALAFAGRIAGRHQGLVQAMLAPDRVETSTLTLLKRTMAASAEMGLPVRLHMAQGKMERRIMAKLHGMTAPQWLARHDLLNDRLIAPHAVEAEPEDLELYAAHGVTIAHCPLVFARDGGILRSFRRCRDLGIRIGMGTDTAPPDMVLNMAVGLMTGRIAEGGVKGIATSEIFDAATISGADALGRPDLGRLQPGSKADIAIFDLSDPRFAPTVDPVQSLIFGATGRVTRAVFVDGRLSMRDGAVAGFDVEAGRHRAQAQFERMYAKYPERSWGHPRLEDMFPPTYPLLDIA, from the coding sequence GTGAACTTGACCGATCTCACCCTCGGCACCCGTCCGGCCGGACGAACAGCGCTATCGGCGCGCTGGATCGTGGCTCACGCCAATGGACGTCATCATCTCCTGCGCGACGGCGAGATCGTCATCGAAGGCTCCGAGGTGCTCTATGTCGGTGAGCGCTTTCCGGGTGAAGTTGCACGCCGCATCGAACTGGGGGACATGCTGGTCTCGCCGGGTTTCGTTGATCTCGATGCCCTGTCCGACCTCGACACCACGCTGTTGACGGTCGATTACGGTCCCGGCTGGGCCACCGGCCGCGTCTGGCCCCGCGCTTACGTCGAGCGCGGGCCCTATGAAATGTATTCGCCCGAGGAACTGGCCTTCCAGAAGCGCTTTGCCTTCAGCCAGCTCCTGCTCAACGGCATCACCACCGCGCTGCCCATTGCCTCGCTCTTCTATCGCGAATGGGGCGAAACCGTCGCCGAATTCGAAGCGGCTGCGGAAGCCGCCGGAGAGCTGGGCCTGCGCGTCTACCTCGGTCCCGCCTATCGCTCCGGCGGCATTGTTTGCGAAGCGCCCGATGTGCTGGAGCCGATCTTCGATGAGGCGCGTGGCCTGCGCGGATTGGAGGATGCTCTCGCCTTCGCCGGCCGTATCGCCGGGCGGCACCAGGGTCTCGTACAGGCCATGCTGGCTCCGGACCGCGTTGAGACCAGTACGCTTACCCTGCTGAAACGGACCATGGCTGCGTCGGCGGAGATGGGACTGCCGGTCCGGCTGCATATGGCGCAGGGCAAGATGGAGCGCCGGATCATGGCAAAGCTGCACGGCATGACCGCGCCGCAATGGCTTGCTCGGCACGACCTTCTCAACGATCGGCTGATCGCACCGCACGCGGTCGAGGCGGAGCCGGAAGATCTGGAACTGTATGCCGCGCATGGGGTCACGATTGCCCACTGCCCGCTGGTCTTCGCCCGTGATGGCGGGATACTGCGTTCGTTCCGCCGTTGCCGCGATCTCGGCATCCGGATCGGCATGGGCACGGATACGGCTCCGCCCGACATGGTGCTCAACATGGCGGTCGGCCTGATGACCGGGAGAATCGCGGAAGGTGGGGTCAAGGGTATAGCCACGTCGGAAATCTTCGACGCTGCCACGATATCAGGCGCCGATGCATTGGGGCGCCCCGATCTCGGTCGACTGCAGCCCGGCTCGAAGGCGGATATCGCGATCTTCGACCTTAGCGACCCCCGCTTCGCGCCGACCGTTGATCCCGTGCAGTCACTGATATTTGGTGCGACCGGTCGTGTGACGCGTGCTGTCTTCGTCGATGGCCGGCTTTCGATGCGCGACGGCGCAGTCGCGGGATTTGACGTCGAGGCGGGCCGACATCGAGCGCAGGCACAGTTCGAGCGGATGTATGCAAAGTATCCGGAGCGAAGCTGGGGGCATCCCAGGCTTGAAGACATGTTCCCGCCGACATATCCCCTGCTTGACATCGCGTGA
- a CDS encoding ABC transporter substrate-binding protein, producing MWNEPEPQAVALRKIMDNYTKAHPETTFKVVWNGRQNQTKLRAALQASTPIDFMDQDADQLAGGLQKEGLGYDLTASLADVKSDFLPGVLDLFAEGGKTYQVPYVYNTVNFWYGKDMLKEVGGTVPQTFGDLLKLCEATKKAGKHALVIESNVAFYNILYFSHYLSRSKGSGELVKIFEDKSGEGWKDPAVLAAAKATRGLWDAGCIAEDARGFQYPAGQQTIALGDTLAELVGSWLPTELAESTGKDFPWGAFNFPAVEGGVGKATDIEVGLLSFMVLKNAPNAAEAADFLKYVMSEEAQNILVADGGVGVTRKGVAWPAVLGDAYESASKATALSPFAGGLSVAYPDFASTILNPEFNKMFLGEITPEQFVETMAAQTKTYWAGK from the coding sequence ATGTGGAACGAGCCTGAGCCGCAAGCGGTCGCGCTGCGGAAAATCATGGACAACTATACCAAGGCTCATCCGGAAACGACGTTTAAGGTCGTCTGGAACGGCAGGCAGAATCAGACCAAGCTTCGCGCCGCGTTGCAGGCCAGCACTCCGATCGACTTCATGGACCAGGATGCCGACCAACTGGCCGGCGGCCTGCAGAAGGAAGGACTCGGCTACGACCTGACGGCATCGCTTGCCGACGTGAAAAGCGATTTCCTGCCCGGAGTGCTCGACCTGTTTGCAGAGGGCGGCAAGACCTACCAGGTGCCCTATGTCTACAACACGGTGAATTTCTGGTACGGCAAGGACATGCTCAAGGAAGTCGGCGGCACCGTGCCGCAGACGTTCGGCGACCTGCTCAAGCTGTGCGAGGCGACCAAAAAGGCCGGCAAGCACGCCTTGGTGATCGAAAGCAATGTCGCCTTCTACAATATCCTGTACTTCTCGCACTATCTTTCGCGTTCGAAGGGTAGCGGCGAACTGGTGAAGATCTTTGAGGACAAGTCCGGCGAGGGCTGGAAGGATCCGGCCGTGCTTGCCGCCGCAAAGGCAACGCGCGGGCTTTGGGATGCCGGCTGCATTGCTGAAGATGCGCGTGGCTTCCAGTATCCGGCGGGCCAGCAGACGATCGCGCTCGGCGACACGCTGGCCGAACTGGTCGGTTCCTGGCTGCCGACGGAACTCGCGGAGAGCACCGGCAAGGACTTCCCGTGGGGTGCCTTCAATTTCCCCGCTGTGGAAGGTGGCGTCGGCAAGGCGACCGATATCGAGGTCGGCCTCCTCTCGTTCATGGTCCTCAAGAACGCGCCGAATGCTGCCGAGGCGGCGGACTTCCTGAAATACGTCATGAGTGAGGAAGCACAGAACATCCTCGTTGCGGACGGCGGCGTTGGCGTCACGCGCAAGGGCGTGGCCTGGCCTGCGGTTCTCGGCGATGCTTACGAATCGGCAAGCAAGGCGACCGCCTTGTCGCCCTTCGCAGGCGGGCTCAGCGTCGCGTATCCTGACTTCGCCTCGACGATTCTCAATCCGGAATTCAACAAGATGTTCCTTGGTGAAATCACGCCGGAGCAGTTCGTCGAGACCATGGCCGCACAGACCAAGACGTACTGGGCGGGCAAATAG
- a CDS encoding carbohydrate ABC transporter permease — translation MMRRRMVVAFLAPALMLYLGFLVLPAIQAFCLSFYQTSGFGNEPVWVGFGNYAKLWHDSIFWRSLGNMALILFVGGVATFGLAFLFTMLLNSGLWGKKLFRALIFLPNIIAVVAITTFWSFVFTPRYGLLSNFFKALGLDRLASVTWTAPENIFYSMMVGLVWISAGFFTILILAGADKVPADMYEAARLEGASNWQIFRLVTLPMIWDVVLITLVLWAIQAIKIVEFPYAFGGPNINQSLYTPAIYLYIMGFGQREPVYALGYATAIGVILFVLTIVTVVFLRLVFRREKVEF, via the coding sequence ATGATGCGGCGACGTATGGTCGTGGCCTTTCTCGCCCCTGCACTGATGCTCTATCTGGGCTTCCTTGTACTTCCGGCGATCCAGGCCTTTTGTCTCAGCTTTTACCAGACGTCGGGTTTCGGCAACGAACCGGTCTGGGTGGGTTTCGGCAACTATGCCAAGCTGTGGCACGATTCCATCTTCTGGCGGTCACTTGGCAATATGGCCCTCATCCTCTTCGTCGGTGGAGTGGCGACATTCGGCCTGGCATTCCTCTTCACCATGCTGCTCAATTCCGGCCTTTGGGGCAAGAAGCTGTTCCGGGCGCTGATTTTCCTGCCCAATATCATTGCCGTGGTCGCGATCACCACATTCTGGTCGTTCGTCTTCACGCCGCGATATGGCCTGCTGTCCAACTTCTTCAAGGCGCTCGGTCTGGATCGGCTTGCATCCGTGACATGGACTGCCCCCGAGAATATCTTTTATTCGATGATGGTCGGCCTGGTATGGATTTCCGCCGGCTTCTTCACGATCCTGATCCTGGCCGGCGCCGACAAGGTTCCGGCCGACATGTATGAGGCGGCGCGCCTGGAAGGGGCGAGCAACTGGCAGATTTTCCGGCTTGTCACCTTGCCGATGATCTGGGACGTCGTGCTCATCACCTTGGTGCTGTGGGCCATACAGGCGATCAAGATCGTCGAGTTCCCCTACGCCTTCGGCGGCCCCAACATCAATCAGAGCCTCTATACGCCTGCGATCTATCTCTACATCATGGGCTTCGGACAGCGCGAGCCGGTCTACGCACTTGGCTACGCCACCGCGATCGGCGTTATATTGTTCGTTTTGACCATCGTCACCGTGGTTTTCCTGCGCCTCGTCTTCCGTCGCGAAAAAGTGGAATTCTGA
- a CDS encoding carbohydrate ABC transporter permease has translation MMEAIFPRPLKRAFAYIAVGGWSAFSVFFVVWIIIASLKRNRELFGKPWSLPLDPQWGNYVKTWVSSRFGDYFLNSLLVVSVSVFALLVVSVPAAYVLSRGRFRGRQTLSNVFAFGMGVPIPLLFVPLFVIMASMRLADTLTGLTIVYVALSIPFTIYVLEGFFSSLPSELESAAIIDGCTDFQVFRHVMLPLAAPGVATVAILNFVGLWNEYQLSLVLINSPENRTLSLGIYSLITSMQYSGGDWASLFAGVTIVMLPTILLFVILSEKMISGITMGGVK, from the coding sequence ATGATGGAAGCAATCTTTCCCCGGCCGCTGAAACGAGCGTTTGCCTATATCGCCGTTGGCGGCTGGTCCGCCTTCTCGGTCTTTTTCGTTGTCTGGATCATCATTGCGTCCCTCAAGCGCAACCGCGAATTGTTTGGCAAGCCATGGAGCCTGCCCCTCGATCCGCAATGGGGCAACTACGTCAAGACTTGGGTCTCGAGCCGCTTCGGCGACTACTTCCTGAACAGCCTGCTGGTCGTTTCGGTTTCGGTCTTTGCGTTGCTGGTCGTGTCGGTTCCCGCCGCCTATGTGCTCAGCCGCGGGCGGTTCAGAGGCCGGCAAACCCTGTCGAACGTCTTTGCATTCGGCATGGGCGTGCCCATCCCGCTGCTCTTCGTGCCGCTTTTTGTCATCATGGCGTCCATGCGACTGGCCGACACGTTGACGGGATTGACCATCGTCTATGTCGCGCTGTCGATCCCGTTCACGATCTACGTGCTCGAAGGGTTCTTTTCCTCCTTGCCCTCCGAGCTGGAATCGGCCGCCATCATCGACGGCTGTACGGATTTTCAGGTGTTCCGGCATGTGATGCTGCCGCTTGCGGCGCCAGGCGTGGCGACGGTGGCGATCCTCAATTTCGTTGGTTTGTGGAACGAGTATCAGCTGTCGCTCGTGCTCATCAACAGTCCGGAAAACCGCACGCTCTCCCTCGGCATCTATTCGCTGATCACCTCGATGCAGTATTCCGGTGGCGATTGGGCAAGCCTTTTCGCCGGGGTCACCATCGTCATGCTGCCCACCATCCTCCTGTTCGTCATCCTGTCGGAGAAGATGATCAGCGGTATCACGATGGGAGGCGTCAAATGA
- a CDS encoding DUF5107 domain-containing protein: protein MTTLKPLEASMTRIARVTRTLPMSRLGSPSQLPRFAFQQPILRKDTPPDRGLSVEESAHAFQWGHDSILPYQVVEDYDRSQAPGEMPLIEMSNGCLTLTVAPQLGGRLMSMRDERLGRDLVFCNPVFQPANLGSTNAWFSGGIEWNGLVPGHSPSTCLPVFCGVIETARGPVLRVYEYDRVIEATWQIDLFLPEGSDRLFVHGRIVNADDQVKHAYWWTTVAAPAAEGMRVLSPADYVIEHVLPGNQLERFPLPDPDRFDGSYPGNWRDATSIFFRAPDSDRLFMAALDRAGVGLGQTATPAMRGRKLFYFGEGAGGRQWMDFLSRPGDGDYIEIQSGITPTQNQRFRLEARSEIHWTEAYGAISVDPSLVHDEYGAATRAAGDLVARRFDKAELTDIDVFLTEVSRHPIQSALAHGSAWGRRDEQLCGRPLADGLDFSVVTENDCWDELATAGAFSEQNLASVPAEFAVSDRWVAKIEQSVRQQGETWLHCLLLGIAALDREKTEDARALFDRSVSLRPTWLGHRQRAIVASETEAAIVDYLAAWEIGGAPRELASEIADFLLRNQEFDRLSAFLAGLSADCAGLERIKLVRAKIAARNGDAETLATILQTEFATIREGEMLLSELWTALQSGRLAAVLGRGPTESELTEALKANPIPKHLDFAMKAEANNEDA, encoded by the coding sequence ATGACCACCCTTAAGCCCCTCGAGGCCTCGATGACCAGAATTGCGCGTGTTACCCGCACACTGCCGATGTCCCGGCTTGGTTCACCCAGCCAGCTGCCGCGGTTCGCCTTCCAGCAGCCGATATTGCGAAAGGATACGCCGCCCGATCGCGGACTGTCCGTGGAGGAGAGTGCGCACGCCTTCCAGTGGGGCCATGATTCCATCCTCCCATACCAGGTCGTGGAGGACTACGACCGGTCACAAGCGCCCGGCGAGATGCCGCTGATTGAAATGTCGAACGGCTGCCTGACGCTGACGGTCGCACCGCAATTGGGTGGCCGGCTGATGTCGATGCGCGACGAGCGGCTGGGGCGGGACCTTGTGTTTTGCAACCCTGTTTTCCAGCCGGCGAATCTTGGCTCGACCAATGCCTGGTTCTCCGGTGGCATCGAGTGGAACGGGCTGGTTCCCGGCCACTCGCCGTCCACCTGCCTGCCGGTGTTTTGCGGTGTCATCGAAACCGCACGGGGACCGGTCCTGCGCGTCTATGAGTATGACCGCGTCATCGAGGCCACCTGGCAGATCGATCTTTTCCTGCCCGAGGGCAGCGATCGTCTGTTTGTCCATGGCCGCATCGTCAATGCCGACGATCAGGTGAAGCACGCCTATTGGTGGACGACCGTCGCGGCGCCTGCCGCCGAAGGCATGCGCGTTCTCAGTCCGGCCGACTATGTGATCGAGCATGTGTTGCCGGGAAATCAGCTCGAACGCTTTCCGCTACCCGATCCCGACCGGTTCGACGGATCCTATCCGGGCAATTGGCGCGACGCGACATCCATCTTTTTCCGCGCGCCCGACAGCGACCGATTGTTCATGGCCGCTCTCGACCGCGCAGGCGTGGGCTTGGGACAAACGGCGACCCCTGCCATGCGCGGACGCAAGCTCTTCTATTTCGGCGAAGGGGCCGGCGGCCGGCAGTGGATGGATTTTCTATCACGCCCGGGAGACGGCGACTACATCGAGATCCAGAGCGGAATTACGCCGACCCAGAACCAGCGCTTCCGGCTCGAGGCGCGCTCGGAAATCCATTGGACCGAAGCCTATGGCGCGATCAGTGTCGATCCGTCGCTGGTGCATGACGAGTATGGTGCGGCGACGAGAGCCGCGGGCGACCTCGTTGCCCGGCGCTTTGACAAAGCCGAACTGACTGACATCGATGTCTTCCTCACCGAAGTGTCGAGACATCCGATTCAAAGCGCATTGGCGCACGGATCGGCCTGGGGGCGGCGCGACGAGCAACTCTGCGGCCGGCCGCTGGCTGATGGCCTGGACTTCAGCGTGGTGACCGAGAACGATTGCTGGGACGAGCTCGCCACGGCCGGAGCATTCTCAGAGCAAAATCTCGCCTCCGTTCCCGCCGAATTCGCCGTCTCGGATCGCTGGGTGGCGAAGATCGAACAGAGCGTGCGCCAGCAGGGTGAGACATGGCTGCATTGCCTTCTGCTCGGGATTGCCGCGCTCGACCGGGAGAAGACAGAGGATGCCCGCGCTCTTTTTGATCGCTCGGTATCGCTCAGGCCGACCTGGCTCGGCCACCGGCAACGAGCAATCGTCGCCTCGGAAACCGAAGCGGCGATCGTGGACTATCTCGCCGCCTGGGAAATCGGTGGCGCGCCGCGCGAACTGGCCTCAGAGATCGCAGATTTTCTGTTGCGCAACCAGGAATTTGACCGGCTGTCGGCGTTTCTCGCGGGCTTGAGCGCGGACTGCGCGGGCCTGGAGCGCATCAAGCTCGTCCGGGCGAAGATCGCGGCTCGGAACGGCGACGCCGAGACGCTTGCAACGATACTGCAGACGGAGTTCGCCACGATACGGGAAGGCGAAATGCTCCTCTCGGAACTCTGGACGGCATTGCAGTCGGGCCGGCTCGCAGCCGTGCTGGGCCGAGGCCCGACAGAATCCGAGTTGACCGAGGCATTGAAGGCCAATCCGATCCCGAAACACCTGGATTTCGCCATGAAAGCCGAAGCCAACAACGAGGACGCATAG
- a CDS encoding ABC transporter ATP-binding protein codes for MAQVELQDIRKSYGAIEIIQGARLSIGDGEFVVLVGPSGCGKSTLLRCIAGLETITSGKLMIDGADMTAADPVKRGISMVFQSYALYPHMTVAENIGFGLKIGGAPKSDAHKRVVEVARLLKLDQLLARKPKELSGGQRQRVAIGRALARNPRIFLFDEPLSNLDASLRAEMRVELAKLHAALGNTMIYVTHDQVEAMTLADRIVVMRAGVIEQVGSPLELFNQPANKFVAGFLGQPPMNFIRLEEVREVGGKIEAGLPGGGRLALDMPASAKGATAVELGVRPEDMSIDPDGPLEAVIDVVEQLGGETLLYCRLADEQALVAKLTGQSSHKSGDRLRFGMSDERLHLFDADGLNLRHGGRP; via the coding sequence ATGGCGCAGGTCGAACTTCAAGACATCCGCAAGTCTTATGGCGCGATAGAGATCATCCAGGGCGCGCGGCTTTCGATCGGCGACGGCGAGTTCGTCGTCCTTGTCGGGCCTTCCGGCTGCGGCAAATCCACCCTGTTGCGCTGCATCGCCGGACTGGAAACCATCACCAGCGGCAAGCTGATGATCGATGGCGCCGATATGACGGCGGCTGATCCCGTCAAGCGGGGCATCTCGATGGTGTTCCAGTCCTACGCGCTCTATCCGCATATGACGGTTGCCGAGAACATCGGTTTTGGCCTGAAAATCGGTGGCGCGCCGAAGTCGGATGCACACAAACGTGTGGTGGAGGTCGCCCGGCTTCTGAAGCTCGATCAACTACTCGCCCGCAAGCCGAAGGAACTGTCGGGCGGCCAGCGCCAGCGTGTTGCGATCGGCCGCGCACTTGCGCGCAATCCGCGGATATTCCTGTTCGACGAACCGCTTTCGAATCTCGATGCGTCGCTGCGCGCCGAAATGCGCGTCGAACTTGCGAAGCTCCATGCGGCGCTCGGCAATACCATGATCTATGTCACGCACGACCAGGTCGAGGCCATGACACTCGCCGACCGGATCGTGGTGATGCGCGCCGGGGTCATCGAACAGGTCGGCTCCCCGCTTGAGCTGTTCAACCAGCCGGCAAACAAGTTCGTCGCAGGCTTCCTCGGCCAGCCGCCGATGAACTTCATCCGGCTGGAGGAAGTCCGGGAGGTGGGCGGCAAGATTGAGGCCGGCCTGCCGGGTGGCGGTCGCCTGGCGCTCGACATGCCGGCATCGGCGAAGGGAGCGACGGCCGTCGAACTGGGCGTGCGGCCTGAGGACATGTCGATCGATCCCGACGGCCCGCTCGAGGCTGTCATCGACGTGGTGGAGCAGTTGGGAGGCGAGACGCTTCTCTATTGCCGCCTTGCCGATGAGCAGGCGCTTGTTGCAAAGCTGACCGGCCAGTCCAGCCACAAGTCCGGCGATCGGCTCCGCTTCGGCATGTCGGACGAACGGCTACATCTGTTCGATGCGGATGGCCTCAATCTGCGCCATGGAGGCCGACCGTGA
- a CDS encoding DeoR/GlpR family DNA-binding transcription regulator, whose protein sequence is MDTSYQPGESLVGVIARDMPDLNKAFRRIGAYIIASPDRFMHKPLQEIARESNVSEPTVVRFCRHYGFKGVPDFRIALAMSLARQSPVAGSSFIEPGVSDKAVMNLDQKKAIARFAAALAGTDRSIIVDSGSTTQLFASRLREAPAMVIMTTGLNVVETLRGAPQHTVMLPAGAIRFESNSVSGRLVESTLANMRFDTLYLGADSIDPLLGLSTYNIDEAHQNTAMINVSQRVVVLADSTKFRTPALHRFCEIDRIHTIVTDTGLSDEIAEQLSAGGVTVHRIDPHGGDQP, encoded by the coding sequence ATGGACACTTCGTATCAACCCGGCGAGTCGCTAGTCGGCGTGATCGCTCGAGACATGCCGGACCTCAACAAGGCATTCCGGCGAATCGGCGCCTATATCATCGCCTCACCAGACCGCTTCATGCATAAGCCGTTGCAGGAGATCGCGCGCGAGAGCAATGTCAGCGAGCCGACGGTGGTGCGGTTTTGCCGCCATTACGGCTTCAAGGGGGTTCCCGATTTCCGCATCGCGCTTGCCATGTCGCTGGCGCGCCAATCCCCGGTCGCGGGGAGTTCCTTCATCGAGCCGGGCGTATCGGACAAGGCGGTGATGAACCTCGACCAGAAGAAGGCGATCGCACGCTTCGCGGCCGCGCTGGCCGGAACCGATCGGTCCATCATCGTTGATTCCGGCTCCACCACACAGCTGTTTGCCTCTCGCCTGCGCGAGGCGCCGGCCATGGTCATCATGACGACCGGTCTCAATGTGGTCGAAACCCTGCGCGGCGCCCCACAGCACACTGTCATGTTGCCCGCTGGCGCTATCCGCTTCGAGTCCAACTCCGTCTCGGGACGACTGGTCGAGAGTACGCTTGCCAACATGCGCTTCGACACGCTCTATCTCGGCGCCGATTCGATTGATCCGCTCTTGGGGCTCAGCACTTACAATATCGACGAAGCACACCAGAACACGGCGATGATCAATGTCAGCCAGCGCGTCGTCGTGCTCGCCGACTCGACAAAATTCCGCACGCCCGCTCTGCACCGGTTCTGCGAGATCGATCGCATCCACACGATTGTCACCGACACTGGCCTGTCCGACGAGATTGCCGAGCAGCTCAGTGCGGGCGGCGTGACCGTCCACCGGATAGATCCCCACGGCGGAGACCAGCCATGA